Within Citrus sinensis cultivar Valencia sweet orange chromosome 1, DVS_A1.0, whole genome shotgun sequence, the genomic segment gattgaaaatgaaagatcCAGTATTATGATTCAGAAATGTGAGATCGAGGGACGGCGTTGCTGGTGATACATTAGATACGCGCGAgttaagggaagagagagataGGGACGTACCTGAGTTGCCGCAACCGACAATAAGGATGCGCTGGTGATGGGAGGGGACGTAGAGCTTGATGAGAGGAGCTAAGGAGGGGTACTTTTGGTACCAATCGAACGGTCCAGATTCGTGAGCGTAACGATTGTCCCAGTACCATGGCTCACCGTACGCTTGTGTCGTAGTTCCCATCGTCATTTCTGTCTCCTGTCTCGCGATCTCTCTTCAGCTTGGGTTTGGTTGTCTTTAATTTAACTCGACATAACATGGAGGGTGAGTGAGTTACATCGTGGCAGTTGGATGGCGCTGCATGGCATTAAAGTCATTTCCTAGGAGCTTGCTCATTATTTGTGTAATGAGAGGGGCATTAAAGTCATTTCCTAAGAGCTTGCTCATTATTTGTGTAATGAGAGGGGCATTAAAGTCATTTCGTATGAGCTTGCTCATTATTTGTGTACTGAAGAGGGGCATTAAAGTCATTTCGTAAGAGCTTGCTCATTATTTGTGTACTGAGAGGGGCATTAAAGTCATTTTATGAGGGTACCTGAGATTGAGAATGATTTTGGTACTTAATCGTTGGATAAGTTGACGGCCTGAAAAGGCTAGCTATCGTTAGCTATCGTTCGTTTTCAATCGGATAGCCACGTCTACAgaaatctaatataatattgCACGCACAAGAAAAAccaattatttacaattatggATCGGCAAATGCATTTCTCCAAATATTTATGGAATATTAGAGTAAATATCTCGCTCTCGATCTACAAAATTTGCATATATGTATAAAGTATAGGATAACCTATAGCCTAAAATAGCGAAGAAGCTAACAGGATGGTTGTCCTAGTCCTTCTCCCCTGTTTACatgtaaaaaaacaaaaaaaacttctAAAAGCatcacttgatcatagaactGATTCAAATTTCACATAAGATTAGTGATCAAGTTCAAATCCgagcaagaaaaagaagtatTATCAACATCGTAATTGCCAATAAAAACCTTAATGACATGTTTAGTTTTAAGGAATGATAGGAAAAGAGAGAACAGTGAAGgagaaaagagaaatagaAATAAGGGAAGAAAAGATGATTTCATGTCAAGCCAAAAAATGTAATTGAGATTGACCCTCTTTTTCCCTCATTTTCTCTCCACCTCTCTTCTTCCATTCTTCTCTTCTCCTCCTCTTTCTTCCGaccaaacatacactaaatgGATTACATGTAAACTGATAATGAAGAATCCAAAGAGTATTTTAAAGGTTTCCAAAGTTAAAAGTTGTCGGCTGAAATGAACTCTTCTGAAAACAACTAAGGTAAACCAACCAACAAGAATGTTACAACTGAAGAAAGGGAAAGTTTGGGGGAATTGGGCCACGAGAACAATAACTTTGGATTCAATACATATGGAATGCTAAATCTATCTCTTCTTTTTTCCACTTTTCCCGGATTTGGAGGGACCAGCATTTGAAGACGTGGATGCAGGCTCTTGCTTCTTAGTCCTATTAGGATGTCTTGGTACCAATTCTGCAACATGAAGCATCAGCTGTTTCCCTGCCAAATAATCACATTGAAAATCATCCACATGAAGAAATAAGACACATTCATTCAGGCTAGAGAAAACCAAAGCATCAGCTATTTTCCCAAAGTACAACATGGCAAAAAGTACAAACATGATACAAAGTAAGTCACATCCATTCAGTCTAAAATAAGCCAGCAAGCCAGTCCAACCTATGGCAATCACCAAtccatcttcattttttttttctcttaatggATGAAATCATTAGGAAGAGTGCTGTGAAAATGTTCAGTTATGGCCACTTTTTGGGTAATTTGGATTCAAAGAAATTGAAGGACTTTTGAAGATCCAGAAGAAGATATCATCTTTTAGTGGAAAAAGTGTGATTATTAGCTTCTCTTTGGGCTCCGTCACTAAGGAATTTCAagattcttctttcttcttcttcatctaaACTGGGAAGGGGTGTTGGCTTAATTCTTATATGATCTAAAAGACTAAGGAATTTCAagattcttctttcttcttcttcatctaaACTGGGAAGGGGTGTTGGCTTAattctttgttctttgttATGTTTTGTTGTAAAGCTTTCAGTCTTTTAGATCATATACTTATATTGTCATGATTAGCTCTCAACTCTGTAGATCTTTTAGAGATCTTTTGGGGAATTCTTTCTTTGTGGACTCATTGTtcacattttgtaattattgttcttattaatattattttctttatttcttattaaataGTCATTGGCAGTTGTTACTTAAGAGGTCCCTACAAAATGCTCAAACAAAAGACATGGATGGAGCTTGGTATGTCAAACTCATAAAGGAACCACCCCATATCAACGGCTCATTCTCCTTGCAACTAACTCTGCCATTTGTGATATCATCCACATCTAGACTTGCGATTGATGAGGTGTTAGAAGGAAAGAAGGGGGCCAGAGAGCAATAATGATCATATTAATTGTCCTAATAGACATCAAGCAGAAAATTGGCTTCTGAATTACTGATCTTAGCAATATGTGCTCTAAAAAGTGAAATATACAACACAAATGGAAAAGCATCGGTATCtcaatttaaagttttttaagAAGTTTATGAGGGTACTCAGTAAGCCCAAGTGCttttttttgatttgttaAAACTGTGAAAAGAAGGACAGATTACAGAGATGCCAGGGACAGattaataaaaggaaagaaatcaGAACTAGTAACTAACAGCAGCAGCACATTAGCAgaccaattaaattaatttttggctCACGGTGCTTGTAAGTACATGATATAAGGTGGATAAACACCTACAATAAAGCTTTAAGGAAATAACAGATGCAATTGCCAAAAGATCCATACACAACAACCGGACGGTAACATAAGAAAGCAAACAGATGCACACAAGCTGACAGACATCACTGCTTGGATGTTTTATATAGATCACCAGTGCCAGAAAAGAGGGAAAGAAACCAGGCTACTAGCAATATATTAATGAATCCATTTCAACTAAATGTCATGCATAGAACAAAACCAACCATGGAGATTTTCTCTCAATAGAGGCAAAGCAGTTAAAGACACAGAATCAGGATGCACACTCCTAGCAAAACAAAGATTATGATCGATTTCCAATGCAAGGAACACAAAAGGTGCCCAACTGGAACTAAAACTAAATCGATCTCCTGTCTACAAACTCCAGTCATTAAATATGTTAACATACAGACACCCATGGTCCAACAAGCAATCCAGGGAGCTAAGGTGGAAAGTTCCACATAGAATTCAGTTCAAAAGGCTATCAAACAAGCCAATATTTTCCCGCAAAACGAAACCATCTCGAAAAGGCCACTAAAGTTGCTTGCCTAGAAGCCCAGTTGAGCTAAATTTGGTATGATCATACGGTAGAAATATGGTCAACACATTCATGGATGGTGGAATTTGACTTACATGGATGACACCTCTTCAGAAACCTCCAAATGTTTATCATAACAATCACGGTCAACTGCTCTCATCATCACGTCATTAGCCCTTTACTAAGCCAGCTCCTATTACTAAACACCAACACAACCTTCACAACTACTTACAGCAATTAACCAAAAACCAGCTTACCATCTTCGACAGTACCTTAACTACTCTCATGTAACAATTTTTCACATTATGCAAAACTATAttcaaagaacaaaataagCAAAGACAAAATTACAGCAGCAAATTATTGAACCACAATACGAGCAATAGAAGCAGCCGAAACAACAACTAGATGAGGCTATACTTACTCGAAGAAATGGCTGGATTGACAAAAGTCCCGTCTTCCCTTTTCAGCATCACCCTCACTCTACCTCTTTGCATAAAATCCCGTGGATAGGCCTTATCAATCTGCAATAACAAAAACCCATCACCGGACTCACAACAtacacaataaataaataaatgaaaataaagaaaacggACACTAGTTAATGAACCTCAATGGCGTGAGGGATTTTCAAATACTGACAACAATCAGCAATTTCGATACAAGTGGGGTTTTCACATGCTTTGCTGGCGCTTATACGCCTACCTTCAGCAAtagttttctttgaatttatgTAAACGGGATACAATATTACCCACTTCTTTATACGAGCTGTTTGCGCATCCATCTCTCCTATCCAAATctacaaaaattaagaaattgaaTCGAAAATCCAATTTCATTGCAATTTTGCATTTCATCGATAAAAGAACTTGGAATTGACAAACGACAATTGCCGTAACATAACA encodes:
- the LOC102620397 gene encoding signal recognition particle 19 kDa protein → MDAQTARIKKWVILYPVYINSKKTIAEGRRISASKACENPTCIEIADCCQYLKIPHAIEIDKAYPRDFMQRGRVRVMLKREDGTFVNPAISSRKQLMLHVAELVPRHPNRTKKQEPASTSSNAGPSKSGKSGKKKR